Proteins co-encoded in one Muntiacus reevesi chromosome 13, mMunRee1.1, whole genome shotgun sequence genomic window:
- the NF2 gene encoding merlin isoform X3, translating into MAGAIASRMSFSSLKRKQPKTFTVRIVTMDAEMEFNCEMKWKGKDLFDLVCRTLGLRETWFFGLQYTIKDTVAWLKMDKKVLDHDVSKEEPVTFHFLAKFYPENAEEELVQEITQHLFFLQVKKQILDEKIYCPPEASVLLASYAVQAKYGDYDPSVHKRGFLAQEELLPKRVINLYQMTPEMWEERITAWYAEHRGRARDEAEMEYLKIAQDLEMYGVNYFTIRNKKGTELLLGVDALGLHIYDPENRLTPKISFPWNEIRNISYSDKEFTIKPLDKKIDVFKFNSSKLRVNKLILQLCIGNHDLFMRRRKADSLEVQQMKAQAREEKARKQMERQRLAREKQMREEAERTRDELERRLLQMKEEATMANEALMRSEETADLLAEKAQITEEEAKLLAQKAAEAEQEMQRVKATAIRTEEEKRLMEQKVLEAEVLALKMAEESERRAKEADQLKQDLQEAREAERRAKQKLLEITTKPTYPPMNPLPAPLPPDMASFNLIGDSLSFDFKDTDMKRLSMEIEKEKVEYMEKSKHLQEQLNELKTEIEALRLKERETALDMLHNENADRGGGGSKQNTIKKVPGPSSPRQKTYLHLSPHSSLCPGTLYVVMGPPSVVLTPA; encoded by the exons ATGAAGTGGAAGGGGAAGGACCTGTTTGACTTGGTATGCCGGACCCTGGGGCTTCGCGAAACCTGGTTCTTTGGCCTGCAGTACACAATCAAGGACACGGTGGCCTGGCTCAAGATGGACAAGAAG GTGCTGGATCATGACGTCTCAAAGGAAGAGCCGGTCACCTTTCACTTCCTGGCCAAATTTTATCCCGAGAATGCCGAGGAAGAGCTGGTTCAGGAGATCACGCAGCACTTATTCTTCCTGCAG gtaaagaagcagatCTTGGATGAAAAGATCTACTGCCCTCCTGAGGCATCTGTGCTCCTGGCTTCTTATGCCGTCCAGGCCAAG tACGGCGACTACGACCCCTCTGTTCACAAGCGGGGATTTCTGGCCCAAGAGGAATTGCTTCCAAAAAGG GTGATAAATCTGTATCAGATGACTCCGGAAATGTGGGAGGAGAGGATCACAGCCTGGTACGCGGAGCACCGAGGCCGGGCCAG GGACGAAGCGGAGATGGAGTATTTAAAGATAGCTCAGGACCTGGAGATGTACGGTGTGAACTACTTCACAATCCGG AATAAAAAGGGCACAGAGCTGCTGCTTGGAGTGGATGCTTTGGGGCTTCACATTTATGACCCTGAGAACAGGCTGACCCCCAAGATCTCCTTCCCGTGGAACGAAATCCGGAACATCTCCTATAGCGACAAGGAG tttaccATTAAGCCTTTGGATAAGAAAATCGATGTCTTCAAATTTAACTCCTCAAAGCTTCGTGTCAATAAGTTG ATTCTCCAGCTGTGTATTGGGAATCACGACCTGTttatgaggaggaggaaggccgATTCTTTGGAAGTCCAGCAGATGAAAGCCCAGGCCAGAGAGGAGAAGGCCAGAAAGCAG ATGGAGCGGCAGCGCCTCGCGCGGGAGAAGCAGATGCGGGAGGAGGCTGAACGCACGCGGGACGAGCTGGAGAGGCGGCTGCTGCAGATGAAGGAAGAGGCAACGATGGCCAACGAAGCCCTG ATGCGGTCCGAGGAGACGGCCGACCTGTTGGCCGAAAAGGCCCAGATCACGGAGGAGGAGGCGAAGCTCCTGGCCCAGAAGGCGGCAGAGGCCGAGCAGGAGATGCAGCGCGTCAAGGCCACGGCCATCCGGACGGAGGAGGAGAAGCGCCTGATGGAGCAGAAGGTGCTGGAGGCCGAGGTGCTGGCGCTGAAGATGGCTGAGGAGTCGGAGAGGAG GGCCAAGGAGGCCGATCAGCTGAAGCAGGACCTGCAGGAGGCTCGAGAGGCAGAGCGAAGAGCCAAGCAGAAGCTGCTGGAAATCACCACCAAGCCCACATACCCG CCCATGAACCCACTCCCAGCACCGCTGCCTCCCGACATGGCAAGCTTCAACCTCATCGGCGACAGCCTGTCTTTTGACTTCAAGGACACTGACATGAAGCGCCTTTCCATGGAGATAGAGAAAGAGAA AGTGGAGTACATGGAGAAGAGCAAGCATCTGCAGGAGCAGCTCAACGAGCTCAAGACCGAGATCGAGGCCCTGAGACTCAAAGAGCGGGAGACGGCCTTGGACATGCTGCACAACGAGAACGCCGACCGGGGTGGCGGCGGCAGCAAACAGAACACCATCAAAAAGGTACCGGGGC CCTCAAGCCCAAGGCAGAAGACCTATCTGCATTTGAGCCCTCACAGTAGCTTATGCCCAGGTACTCTGTATGTGGTGATGGGACCGCCCTCTGTGGTACTAACCCCTGCATGA
- the NF2 gene encoding merlin isoform X2 produces MAGAIASRMSFSSLKRKQPKTFTVRIVTMDAEMEFNCEMKWKGKDLFDLVCRTLGLRETWFFGLQYTIKDTVAWLKMDKKVLDHDVSKEEPVTFHFLAKFYPENAEEELVQEITQHLFFLQVKKQILDEKIYCPPEASVLLASYAVQAKYGDYDPSVHKRGFLAQEELLPKRVINLYQMTPEMWEERITAWYAEHRGRARDEAEMEYLKIAQDLEMYGVNYFTIRNKKGTELLLGVDALGLHIYDPENRLTPKISFPWNEIRNISYSDKEFTIKPLDKKIDVFKFNSSKLRVNKLILQLCIGNHDLFMRRRKADSLEVQQMKAQAREEKARKQMERQRLAREKQMREEAERTRDELERRLLQMKEEATMANEALMRSEETADLLAEKAQITEEEAKLLAQKAAEAEQEMQRVKATAIRTEEEKRLMEQKVLEAEVLALKMAEESERRAKEADQLKQDLQEAREAERRAKQKLLEITTKPTYPPMNPLPAPLPPDMASFNLIGDSLSFDFKDTDMKRLSMEIEKEKVEYMEKSKHLQEQLNELKTEIEALRLKERETALDMLHNENADRGGGGSKQNTIKKPQAQGRRPICI; encoded by the exons ATGAAGTGGAAGGGGAAGGACCTGTTTGACTTGGTATGCCGGACCCTGGGGCTTCGCGAAACCTGGTTCTTTGGCCTGCAGTACACAATCAAGGACACGGTGGCCTGGCTCAAGATGGACAAGAAG GTGCTGGATCATGACGTCTCAAAGGAAGAGCCGGTCACCTTTCACTTCCTGGCCAAATTTTATCCCGAGAATGCCGAGGAAGAGCTGGTTCAGGAGATCACGCAGCACTTATTCTTCCTGCAG gtaaagaagcagatCTTGGATGAAAAGATCTACTGCCCTCCTGAGGCATCTGTGCTCCTGGCTTCTTATGCCGTCCAGGCCAAG tACGGCGACTACGACCCCTCTGTTCACAAGCGGGGATTTCTGGCCCAAGAGGAATTGCTTCCAAAAAGG GTGATAAATCTGTATCAGATGACTCCGGAAATGTGGGAGGAGAGGATCACAGCCTGGTACGCGGAGCACCGAGGCCGGGCCAG GGACGAAGCGGAGATGGAGTATTTAAAGATAGCTCAGGACCTGGAGATGTACGGTGTGAACTACTTCACAATCCGG AATAAAAAGGGCACAGAGCTGCTGCTTGGAGTGGATGCTTTGGGGCTTCACATTTATGACCCTGAGAACAGGCTGACCCCCAAGATCTCCTTCCCGTGGAACGAAATCCGGAACATCTCCTATAGCGACAAGGAG tttaccATTAAGCCTTTGGATAAGAAAATCGATGTCTTCAAATTTAACTCCTCAAAGCTTCGTGTCAATAAGTTG ATTCTCCAGCTGTGTATTGGGAATCACGACCTGTttatgaggaggaggaaggccgATTCTTTGGAAGTCCAGCAGATGAAAGCCCAGGCCAGAGAGGAGAAGGCCAGAAAGCAG ATGGAGCGGCAGCGCCTCGCGCGGGAGAAGCAGATGCGGGAGGAGGCTGAACGCACGCGGGACGAGCTGGAGAGGCGGCTGCTGCAGATGAAGGAAGAGGCAACGATGGCCAACGAAGCCCTG ATGCGGTCCGAGGAGACGGCCGACCTGTTGGCCGAAAAGGCCCAGATCACGGAGGAGGAGGCGAAGCTCCTGGCCCAGAAGGCGGCAGAGGCCGAGCAGGAGATGCAGCGCGTCAAGGCCACGGCCATCCGGACGGAGGAGGAGAAGCGCCTGATGGAGCAGAAGGTGCTGGAGGCCGAGGTGCTGGCGCTGAAGATGGCTGAGGAGTCGGAGAGGAG GGCCAAGGAGGCCGATCAGCTGAAGCAGGACCTGCAGGAGGCTCGAGAGGCAGAGCGAAGAGCCAAGCAGAAGCTGCTGGAAATCACCACCAAGCCCACATACCCG CCCATGAACCCACTCCCAGCACCGCTGCCTCCCGACATGGCAAGCTTCAACCTCATCGGCGACAGCCTGTCTTTTGACTTCAAGGACACTGACATGAAGCGCCTTTCCATGGAGATAGAGAAAGAGAA AGTGGAGTACATGGAGAAGAGCAAGCATCTGCAGGAGCAGCTCAACGAGCTCAAGACCGAGATCGAGGCCCTGAGACTCAAAGAGCGGGAGACGGCCTTGGACATGCTGCACAACGAGAACGCCGACCGGGGTGGCGGCGGCAGCAAACAGAACACCATCAAAAAG CCTCAAGCCCAAGGCAGAAGACCTATCTGCATTTGA
- the NF2 gene encoding merlin isoform X1, translating into MAGAIASRMSFSSLKRKQPKTFTVRIVTMDAEMEFNCEMKWKGKDLFDLVCRTLGLRETWFFGLQYTIKDTVAWLKMDKKVLDHDVSKEEPVTFHFLAKFYPENAEEELVQEITQHLFFLQVKKQILDEKIYCPPEASVLLASYAVQAKYGDYDPSVHKRGFLAQEELLPKRVINLYQMTPEMWEERITAWYAEHRGRARDEAEMEYLKIAQDLEMYGVNYFTIRNKKGTELLLGVDALGLHIYDPENRLTPKISFPWNEIRNISYSDKEFTIKPLDKKIDVFKFNSSKLRVNKLILQLCIGNHDLFMRRRKADSLEVQQMKAQAREEKARKQMERQRLAREKQMREEAERTRDELERRLLQMKEEATMANEALMRSEETADLLAEKAQITEEEAKLLAQKAAEAEQEMQRVKATAIRTEEEKRLMEQKVLEAEVLALKMAEESERRAKEADQLKQDLQEAREAERRAKQKLLEITTKPTYPPMNPLPAPLPPDMASFNLIGDSLSFDFKDTDMKRLSMEIEKEKVEYMEKSKHLQEQLNELKTEIEALRLKERETALDMLHNENADRGGGGSKQNTIKKLTLQSAKSRVAFFEEL; encoded by the exons ATGAAGTGGAAGGGGAAGGACCTGTTTGACTTGGTATGCCGGACCCTGGGGCTTCGCGAAACCTGGTTCTTTGGCCTGCAGTACACAATCAAGGACACGGTGGCCTGGCTCAAGATGGACAAGAAG GTGCTGGATCATGACGTCTCAAAGGAAGAGCCGGTCACCTTTCACTTCCTGGCCAAATTTTATCCCGAGAATGCCGAGGAAGAGCTGGTTCAGGAGATCACGCAGCACTTATTCTTCCTGCAG gtaaagaagcagatCTTGGATGAAAAGATCTACTGCCCTCCTGAGGCATCTGTGCTCCTGGCTTCTTATGCCGTCCAGGCCAAG tACGGCGACTACGACCCCTCTGTTCACAAGCGGGGATTTCTGGCCCAAGAGGAATTGCTTCCAAAAAGG GTGATAAATCTGTATCAGATGACTCCGGAAATGTGGGAGGAGAGGATCACAGCCTGGTACGCGGAGCACCGAGGCCGGGCCAG GGACGAAGCGGAGATGGAGTATTTAAAGATAGCTCAGGACCTGGAGATGTACGGTGTGAACTACTTCACAATCCGG AATAAAAAGGGCACAGAGCTGCTGCTTGGAGTGGATGCTTTGGGGCTTCACATTTATGACCCTGAGAACAGGCTGACCCCCAAGATCTCCTTCCCGTGGAACGAAATCCGGAACATCTCCTATAGCGACAAGGAG tttaccATTAAGCCTTTGGATAAGAAAATCGATGTCTTCAAATTTAACTCCTCAAAGCTTCGTGTCAATAAGTTG ATTCTCCAGCTGTGTATTGGGAATCACGACCTGTttatgaggaggaggaaggccgATTCTTTGGAAGTCCAGCAGATGAAAGCCCAGGCCAGAGAGGAGAAGGCCAGAAAGCAG ATGGAGCGGCAGCGCCTCGCGCGGGAGAAGCAGATGCGGGAGGAGGCTGAACGCACGCGGGACGAGCTGGAGAGGCGGCTGCTGCAGATGAAGGAAGAGGCAACGATGGCCAACGAAGCCCTG ATGCGGTCCGAGGAGACGGCCGACCTGTTGGCCGAAAAGGCCCAGATCACGGAGGAGGAGGCGAAGCTCCTGGCCCAGAAGGCGGCAGAGGCCGAGCAGGAGATGCAGCGCGTCAAGGCCACGGCCATCCGGACGGAGGAGGAGAAGCGCCTGATGGAGCAGAAGGTGCTGGAGGCCGAGGTGCTGGCGCTGAAGATGGCTGAGGAGTCGGAGAGGAG GGCCAAGGAGGCCGATCAGCTGAAGCAGGACCTGCAGGAGGCTCGAGAGGCAGAGCGAAGAGCCAAGCAGAAGCTGCTGGAAATCACCACCAAGCCCACATACCCG CCCATGAACCCACTCCCAGCACCGCTGCCTCCCGACATGGCAAGCTTCAACCTCATCGGCGACAGCCTGTCTTTTGACTTCAAGGACACTGACATGAAGCGCCTTTCCATGGAGATAGAGAAAGAGAA AGTGGAGTACATGGAGAAGAGCAAGCATCTGCAGGAGCAGCTCAACGAGCTCAAGACCGAGATCGAGGCCCTGAGACTCAAAGAGCGGGAGACGGCCTTGGACATGCTGCACAACGAGAACGCCGACCGGGGTGGCGGCGGCAGCAAACAGAACACCATCAAAAAG